Proteins from one Xenopus tropicalis strain Nigerian chromosome 1, UCB_Xtro_10.0, whole genome shotgun sequence genomic window:
- the fam189a2 gene encoding protein FAM189A2, protein MSLPVLLPGSCCPMAGLSTSMGNVPTASSPGGDPALHRPRRSRGGLQPPRCSASQGLCSPPPPPALSSRRRAGSGLILPGRPLLSLGLLQLILGCCTVALSFGALSLSKSPQIRSSCPFWAGSSVILSGIVGLTTWKRPMVLLVNLFVMLSVVCVLLNLAGFILGCQGAQFVSSVPSCQLVEMNEGKVCVCCEEIYANKCLERENFLKLFPVQSCNAVHLLLKKVFFALCALNALTTTVCLVAAALRYLQLLTTRRPCTDESQISAEEGEEQERVPDPDDFVAPAPPPSYFSTFYSCTPRINQRMIGNETIPLPHIYGSRFKGIEVFCPMEPPPPYEAVVSQSSSSEETAVQIPDTAAVSTSSELHGAQVNPEPSSTSNVDVEPVLGASAQTDEAMESDLPNMPSRKRSHSDPVISDLPTKGVAPSCEAATQTEVRPPLEAVTLRRALRARAVRSRPRSLVDYKSYIDTKLLVARFLEEPSCSMTPDIRELVESIKTVLKSDEEHMDEAILSANFLDEVMIPNQQVTTNTAPRLQHRQYPGLMHLASCGDVSTFCAAETQREARRSHGRASERPHSLIGVVRETIL, encoded by the exons ATGTCCCTCCCGGTGCTTCTTCCTGGGTCCTGCTGCCCCATGGCAGGGTTATCCACTTCTATGGGCAATGTCCCCACCGCATCTTCACCTGGGGGAGACCCGGCACTTCACCGACCCCGCAGGAGTCGCGGAGGGCTGCAGCCTCCTCGTTGTTCTGCATCGCAAGGGCTTTGCTCCCCTCCTCCACCCCCTGCCTTATCTTCCAGGCGTCGGGCGGGGTCTGGGCTCATCCTGCCAGGGAGACCGCTACTTTCCCTGGGCTTGTTGCAGCTCATCCTGGGCTGTTGTACTGTGGCCCTCAGCTTCGGAGCACTTTCTCTCAGCAAGTCCCCCCAGATCAGGAGCTCTTGCCCCTTTTGGGCTGGATCCTCG GTAATTCTGTCTGGTATAGTAGGACTGACCACATGGAAGAGGCCAATGGTTTTGCTA GTAAACCTATTTGTCATGTTATCGGTGGTCTGTGTCCTGCTGAACCTGGCCGGATTTATCTTGGGATGCCAAGGGGCTCAGTTTGTATCCAGTGTTCCCAGCTGTCAGCTG GTGGAAATGAATGAAGGCAAAGTCTGCGTGTGCTGTGAAGAAATCTATGCCAACAAGTGCCTTGAAAGAGAGAACTTTCTAAAGcttttcccagttcagtcctgtaATGCCGTTCATCTCTTACTCAAG AAAGTCTTCTTCGCTCTGTGTGCTCTGAATGCCCTCACTACCACTGTGTGCCTGGTCGCTGCTGCCCTGCGCTACCTGCAGCTCCTCACAACTAGAAGGCCCTGCACA GATGAGTCGCAAATATCAGCTGAGGAAGGAGAGGAACAAGAGCGGGTTCCAGACCCTGATGATTTTGTTGCTCCTGCACCACCTCCATCTTATTTCTCTACATTTTATTCCTGCACCCCCCGAATAAATCAGAG GATGATTGGCAATGAGACAATCCCTTTACCACACATATATGGATCCAGGTTCAAAGGGATTGAAGTATTTTGTCCTATGGAGCCGCCTCCACCATATGAAGCTGTGGTCAGCCAAAGTAGTTCCTCTGAG GAGACAGCTGTACAAATCCCAGATACAGCAGCAGTCAGCACATCTTCAGAACTGCATGGTGCTCAGGTCAACCCAG AACCTTCAAGTACAAGTAATGTTGACGTAGAACCAGTACTGGGGGCCAGTGCACAAACTGATGAAGCAATGGAAAGTGACTTACCAAACATGCCTTCCAGGAAGAGATCACACAGTGATCCAGTCATCTCTGACCTTCCCACAAAAG GAGTTGCGCCAAGCTGTGAAGCTGCCACACAAACAGAGGTAAGGCCGCCGCTAGAGGCTGTCACCCTGAGACGAGCCTTGAGAGCAAGAGCTGTCAGATCAAGACCTCGATCACTAGTAGATTACAAATCCTACATTGACACTAAACTACTGGTGGCCAGGTTTCTAGAGGAACCATCGTGCAGTATGACTCCAGACATAAGAGAGCTGGTGGAAAGCATCAAGACTGTTCTGAAGTCAGATGAAGAGCACATGGATGAAGCCATTCTCAGTGCCAATTTCCTTGATGAG GTTATGATTCCAAACCAGCAAGTCACAACCAACACAGCTCCTAGATTGCAACACAGACAATATCCTGGTCTTATGCACTTAGCAAGCTGCGGAGATGTAAGCACATTTTGTGCtgcagagacacagagagaggcGAGGAGAAGCCATGGAAGAGCCAGTGAAAGGCCCCATAGTCTCATCGGAGTTGTCCGGGAAACAATATTGTGA